CTTCAATACGGGGCGGTGCGTGATTGACGACGAGATGGACGGGGTGATCGGGGCGATAGAGGCGGCGCGCCTGATCGTCGTCTGCACCCCGGTCGCCGCCGGCACCGTTCCCTCAGCCTTAAAAGCGCTCATCGACCGTTCCCTCTCCCTGGCCGCCGCCCGGGCGCTCTCGGGTCAGACCCCGGTGCAGTGGGGTCTCCTCTGTTCGGCCGGCGCCGAGGACTTCACCTGCGTCCACCGGGTGGTCCACGCCTTTTTCACCCGCCTCGGCATACGCCAGCTCGGCAACGTCCTCGTGCCTGACGTGGACGAGATGGCCGATATCCGCGCCGATCCCGATCGGGAGAAGGATCTGCGGGACCAGATGGGTGCGCTGCTCGCCACCATGGCCCTGCCAGATAACAAACCCTGATATTTTACCGGCCCCAACCTTTCTCCTATGGCAGAATCTGTTGAGATCGAGGTGATCGGGTTTTCCTATGGGTCGTGCAGTCCTTTCCCCTGCAATGAGGACCGCACCTGCGGGCTTGTTGCGTGCTGCCCGACGGAAAAACTGGTCGAAGCGGTAAAAGCCCTTGAAGAGGCGCTTGCTCTGGAGTACGGCGGGAAGGTCGGGGTAAAACTCACCCTGCTCGATGACGGCGTTCCCGATTATGTCAGGGCGATCGTCGAGAAGCACCACCCGCCCCTTCCGATCATCCTGGTCAACGGCAAGGTCACGCCGATCGGGCGGATCTCTCTTCCGCAGATAAAAAAAGAGATCGAGGCTGTCCTCGATTAAGCAACTTTTTCGAGTTTGCCCGTGTCAAGGTCGAAATACATGCCGTGCGCCTCGACCTTGCCGCTCCGTTCTGCTTCGCGGACGATCGGGTAGGTCCTGAGGTTCTTCAGCTGGAGTTTCACGTTCTCCTCCTCGAGTTTGCGCCGCCACTCTTTCTGGGCCACGGGATCGGCGGGCTTTGGCATTTCCCGCTCGAGCTCGGCGCGCGCCTGACTGGCATTGGAGAGCCAGAGCGGGATATAGGCCTCATCCGACTCTTTGTCTGCTGTAAGAGCCTTAATTGCGCCGCAGTCCGAGTGGCCGCAGATCACAATGTCTGAGACCTTCAGGTGCTTGATGGCGTACTCGAGGATCGTGGCGAAGTTCCAGTCGCCGACCCGTACGAGACAGTGTAACGAATCTTCTGTAAAAATAATTTGGCCCTGAATCCAACCTAGATTTGCAGAAAGGAGAAACAGGGCCATGGATCCCTTAGCGTTAATCGAAGATTATCTTTCCGATAATGAGAATGGCATGAAGACCCTCATCACCTGGTTCCTCAACCAGGTGATGCTGCTCGAAGCCCTCCACCAGGCGGGAGCCGAGCAGTATGAACGAACCGATGCGCGGAAGGCTCACCGAAACGGCTACAAGAAGCGATCTCTGAAAACCCGATATGGAGAAACGATCCTCCAGAAACCGCAGTTCCGAGAATTTCCCTTCGAAACACAGGTATTTGGACGCTATTCCCGGGTTGAGAAGGCTCTTGAGAATGCTATCTTTGAATCCTACCTTCAGGGAGTCTCAACCCGCCGGATCCAGGAGATTGTTGCTCATTTTGGCATCGAACAACTCTCTCCTGCTTCAGTATCCAGGATAGCAAAGGACCTCGATGAACAGGTCCATGCATTCCTTCAGAGGCCTATTGAACAGGAGATTCCCTATCTCTTTGTGGATGCTTCGTACTACAAAGTCAGAGAGGGACCACGGTACATCACCAAAGCTCTTCTGGTGATCGCCGGTGTTCGAATGGATGGCTACCGCGAAATCCTGGGAGCCAGAATCACTGATTGCGAGAATGAGATGTTCTGGTCGGGATTGTTCGAAGACCTCAAAGAACGAGGATTGGTGGGTGTCAAGATGGTTGTCTCAGATGGTCATGCCGGGATCCAGAAGGCGGCGGAAGCCACCTTCCTCGGCGCATCGTGGCAGATGTGCTCGGTCCATTGCACCCGGGCGGTTTTAAAGAATATTCCACGGAAACATCAGAAAGAAGTTGCTGAGTCCTTGAAGGAGGCATATGGGGACGAGGAGAGACTGCAGGAGCTTGCAGACGATCTGAACGAACGAGGATATCGGAAAGCGGCCAATACGATCGAGAGATTCATCCCGGGACTTATGAGTTACACGGCGTTCCCGAAAGAGCACGCAAAGCGGATCCGAACGACGAACATGATGGAAAGAGTCAACAAGGAACTGAAACGGAGAACCAAAGTTGTAGGGGCCTTTCCCAATGAAGAGTCACTCCTCAGGCTGGCAGGATCCATCCTGATGGACATCAATGAGGAGTGGGTGACCGGCAGAAGATATTTGACGATGGAGGGGGAATGATCAAACAAGGAGACAGGGCTCAGACGAATTACAGAAGATCTGAAACACTACCGTACGATGTTGCCGATGTTGCGGTGGACGAAGATCTCGCCGGACTTTGCCCCGCTTATCCGCTCGGGGGCGACCCTTGAATCTGAGCATCCGATCCAGAGCACGGTGGGGCTCTGGCCCGATGCGAGTGCGCGGTAATAGTCACGGTTTTCGGTGAAATCGCCCTTGATAAACTCTTTGTTGCCTTCAAGAATATGGTCAATCATATCAGATCCTCTCTGATCCACCCGCTGCGGGCAGACCACAGGAGAGAAATGGATTGAAGAGGATTTTAATCCTCCGAAAAAATGTTCGACTCAGCGCTGGACCGCGCCGATGTCGGCACCGCCGACGGTTGCCGCATAGCGTTTGAGGATCCCGGTGATCTCGCGCTCTTCTGGTGTCCACGCCGCCCTGCGTTCTGCCAGGACCTTCCCATCGACGATCAGGTCGATCCTTTTTTCGAAGAGGTCGACGGCGATCAGGTCGCCGTCCTGGACAAGCCCGATCGGGCCGCCGGCCGCCGCCTCCGGGGCCACATGCCCGATGCACGGCCCGCGCGTCCCGCCGGAGAACCGACCGTCGGTGACGAGCACCACCCGGTGGTAGCCGAGGCCGACGAGGGCCGAGGTCGGGGAGAGCATCTCTGGCATACCCGGCCCCCCTTTCGGCCCCTCGTACCGGATCACGACGACGTCGCCCTCGTTGATCTCCTTCTCCAGGATCGCCTTCATCGCCTCGTCCTCTCCGTCGAATACCCGGGCAGGGCCGGTGTGCCGCCACATCGCCTCGTCGACGGCCGAACACTTGATCACCGATCCCAGAGGTGCAAGGCTGCCTTTGAGGATCTTCAGCCCGCCGGCGGCGTGTACCGGGTCGGAGACCGGCCTGATCACGGCGGGGTCGAGCACCCGCGCTGCCGCGGCGATCTCCCTGATGCTCCTGCCCGAGACGGTGGGAGCGTCTTCGATCAGGTCGATGAGTTCGTGGAGCACGGCAGGGATCCCGCCGGCCCGGTGGAGGGCGACCATCGGATGGGGACCGCCGGGCTGCATGTGGCTGATATGCGGGACGACCTCGCCGATCGTGTTGAAGTCGTCCAGCACCAGGGGCACGCCGGCCTCGGTGGCGATCGCCATCAGGTGGAGGACGGTGTTGGTCGAACCGCCGAGCGCCATGTCCACCCTGACCGCATTCTTCAGGGCGGCGTGGGTGATGATCTCCCGGACTGTTCTGCCCTCCCGGACGAGCCTGAGCACCGCCTCGCCGCTCTCGTAGGCGATCCTGAGTTTGCCGGCGTCGACCGCCGGCATCGCCGCACACCCGGGCAGGGACATGCCCATCGCCTCGGTCATGCAGGCCATCGTGTTCGCCGTGTACAGCCCCTGGCAGCTCCCGCAGCCCGGCATGGCGGCGCATTCGAGGTCGTGGAGCTCTGCCTCGCTCATCGTTCCGGCCGCAACCTTCCCGACGCCCTCGAAGACGTCGGTCAGGGAGAGGTCTTTTCCGCCGAGGCTACCGGGAAGCATCGGCCCGCCGGTGACGACGATCGCCGGGATGTTGCACCGCGCCGCCGCCATCAGCATGCCGGGCACGATCTTGTCGCAGGTACCGACGCAGACGAGTCCGTCGAAGCGGTGGGCGTGGACCATCAGTTCGATGGCGTCGGCGATGTTCTCCCGCGACGGCAGGGAGTAGCGCATCCCGGTATGGCCCATGGCGATCCCGTCGCAGATCCCGATGACGCCGAACTCGAAGGGAACGCCTCCCCCTGCCGCAACACCTTCCTTTACCCGTTCGGTGAGGGAGCGAAGGTTAAGGTGGCCGGGGACGATGGTGTTGTAGGCGTTTGCGATGCCGATAAACGGCCGGTCCATTTCGCCGTCGGTGACCCCGAGAGAGCGCAGGAGCGACCTGTTCGGCGCCCTGGCATATCCTTTCTTGACGAGATCGCTTCTCATACTATCCAGAAAAAGGGGAACAGGAGAGTATAAGAATCCTCGCTATCCGTGGCGCAGTCCCTGTCTGAGCACCCAGTCGTACGGGATCTCCGGGGTGTCGGGCGGGAGGCGGTATTCGTCTGGCCGCTCGTAGTTGTAGGCCTCGGTCGGGACAGAGACCACGATCGACTCTTTTTCCGAGATGCATTTCCAGCCGTGGTAGACTCCCGGCGGGATGGTGACGAGCATGGGGTTGTGCTCGCCGATAAAGAACTCGTTCACCTCGCCGTGGGTGGGGGAATGCTCCCGTGCGTCGTACAGGGCGACCTTGATCATCCCGGAGAGGCAGCAGACGTTATCGGTCTGGAGCCTGTGGTAGTGCCAGGCCTTTACAACGCCGGGGTAATTGGTGGTCATGTAGACCTGCCCGAATTTCTTGAATAACTGATCGTCGCAGCGAAGGATCTCCATCAGCCGCCCCCGCTCGTCAGGGATCACCCGCAGGCTTTTCGTTTGAACGCCGTCTATCATCGCTCTTCTCCGGGCAGGTGGTTCTGCCCATCGGTCAGGGATACGCCGCAGCATATAAGGGTATCCATTTCCCTGACCCGATCGGGCCTGCCTGAGGTTTCTGGCGATGTCTGTATGCTCGCTGCCCTGCAGGTGACGCCGCCGCCCATTTCGGATATTGAAAAACTTTATATATTATCCCCCTGAGAAAGCCCCGCAATGTATCGGGGGGAAGAGAGGAGCGACCGCGTCCGGGTCGGCATCGTCGGGACCGGGTTTATTGCGCGAGGGTTGATGATGGCGCTGGAGGGGCAGACTGACCTCGCATTGGGGCCGGTGCTGACGCGTCGACCCCGACTCGGCGGTTCCGGGCTGCCGACCGGCATAAAGGCGTCAAACGATGTCACCGACCTGATCGAGGGTTCGGATATCGTCGTCGAGTGCTCGGGCGACGTGATCCATGCGACCGCCGTGATCGAGGAGGTGATGGCGGCCTCCATCCCGGTCGTCACGATGGACGCCGAGGTGCAGGTGACCACCGGATCGTATTTTGCCGGAAAAGGTCTTTTCACCGAGGCCGAGGGCGATCAGCCCGGGTGCCTTGCCGCACTGCGGGAAGAGGCCGTCCAGATGGGCTTTCTTCCCCTCGTCTACGGGAACATCAAGGGGTTCCTCAACCATAACCCGGTCCCGGACGAGATGGCCTTCTGGGCGAAGAAGCAGGGGATCAGTCTGGACAAAGTGACGGCGTTCACCGACGGCACCAAGGTCCAGATCGAGCAGGCGCTGGTGGCAAATGGGCTTGGCGCCGGGATCCTCAGGCCCGGGCTCCTCGGCCCGGCGACGCCAGACCTGACGGCCGGGGCCGAACTCCTTGCCGCGGGGGCGGCCAGTCTCGGCCGTCCGGTGAGCGATTACGTCCTCTCGCCCGGCGCCCCTGCGGGTGTCTTCATCGCCGCCCGCCATGACGAGCGGTTCAGGGAGTATCTCAGGTATTACAAGATGGGGGAGGGTCCGGTCTATACGCTGGTGCGGAACTTCCACCTCTGCAACCTGGAGATCGCAAAGACGGTCAGGCGCGTGGCCGCCGGCGGCGGGGTTCTGCTCAACAATGGCACTCGCCCCACGGTCTCGGTGGCGGCGATCGCAAAGATCGATCTCGAACCCGGTCAGCGGATCGAGCGCGGCATCGGGAGTTTTGTGGTGCGGGGGAGCTGTGTGCCGATCGCCGACTGCCCTGACCACGTCCCGATCGGGCTTTTGTACGACGCCGGGGTAAAAAGAAGGGTGGCGGCCGGGTCGGTTCTTACCATGGACGACCTCGACCTGCCCGAGAGCCTTGCCCTCGATATCTGGACGGATATTCAGGGGCGAAAGAGCGTCGTCCCGTCGTAAAGGCTGACGACGTCGCCGATGACGATGACGGCGGGCGGTCTGACGCTCTGCGCCCGGGCGATCCCGGCGATGTCGCCGAGCGTGCCGACGGTCACGCGCTGGTCAGGGCGCATCCCGCGCTCGATGATGGCGACCGGGGTTTTGGGGCTGCGGCCGTTTTCCACGAGGGCGGCGGCGATCTGCGGGAGGTTTTTTACTCCCATCAGGACGACGATCGTGCCGCGGCTCTGCCCCAGCAGCCGCCAGTCAAGGGCCGACTCACCCTTCGTCGGGTCCTCGTGGCCGGTGATGACGGTCACCTGCGATGCGAAGCGTCGGTGGGTCACCGGGATGCCGACCGCCTCGGGGACGGCGATCGCCGAGGTGATGCCCGGCACCACGGCGACCTCGATCCCGGCGGCCCGCAGACTCTCCATCTCCTCCCCGCCGCGCCCGAAGAGGAAGGAATCACCACCTTTCAGCCTGACGACGTTCTTCCCTGCCCGTGCACGGTCGATCATCAGCGCCTCGATCTCGTCCTGCTCCAGGGTATGGTCGCCGCCGTACTTCCCGCAGTCGATCAGTTCGGCATGTTGGGGGAGGACGGCGATGATCTCCTCGCCTGGCAACTGGTCGTAGAGCACGACTTCTGCCGCCTCGATCGCCTCTCTGCCCCTGGGTGCAAGCAGACCGATCGAACCCGGCCCTGATCCGACCAGGGTGACCTTTCCGCTCATGGTGCGATCCCCAGCTGGCGGTAGGCGTCTTTGATCAGGTCGATCGCATCGTTGCGGAGGCGCTGCCCGCAGGCGCGCGCCTCTTCGGGCGTCGTGATCTCGTCCTCGATCCGCACGTCCTCACTCCCGTCGAGGGAGAGGATCTCGGCGATGACGTGGCCGTCCCTGCAGTAGATTCCCTGCGGGGTGAAACAACCGCCGCCCACCTCTTCCATGATGATCCGCTCGATCCCGACGTCCATCCTGGTCTGCGGGTCATCGAGTTTCCTGATGACGTCGGTGATCTCTGGAGTATTCCTGCAGACCACGGCGATCGCCCCCTGGTTCGGCGAGGGGACGAACTGCGAGAGGGGGAGGCGCTGGCCCCGGAGGTGGTAGCCCAGGCGGTCGAGTCCGGCCTCGGCGAGGACGATGGCGTCGTACTCCCCTTCCCGCATCTTCTTGATCCTGGTGTCCACGTTGCCGCGGAGCTGTTTCACCGTGATCTCAGGGTCGTGCCTGAGGATCTGCGCCCGCCGCCGCGTCGAGGCGGTGCCCACAATGCCGACGTCGCCGATCTCCCCCTCATAGGCGAGGAAGTCGGCGGGCGAGTCGCGGGAGAGGACTGCCCCGGTGGCGACGCCCCGCGGGCGTTTGGCCGGGATGTCCTTCATGCTGTGGACGGCGGCGTCGATCGTCCCCTCGATGATCGCCTCGTCGAGGGCCCGGACAAATACGCCCTGCCCGCCGATCTGGTGGAGGGGGACGCCTGTCGCCGTGTCCCCTTTCGTCCTGATGACGGCGGTTTCAACCTCGATGCCCATCTTCGTCAGCGCCTTGCAGACCCGTTCGGTCTGGACGAGGGCGAGCTGACTTCCTCGTGTTCCTATTCTGAGAGACATGTGCTGTATGCGTCTGCGATGTGTTCGATGATCTCATCTGTGTGCGCGGCCGAGAGGAAGTTCGTTTCGAACTGTGAGGGCGGGACGAAGATGCCCCTCTTGAGCATCTTCTCCCAGAATACTCTGAACGCCGCGGTGTCGCTCTCTTTGGCCTCGGCGTAGTTCTTCGGGGCTGCCGGCCTGAAGAAGTACTTGAACATGGAGCCGAGGGAGACAAACGAGCCGCCGGCCCCGGCGCAGGTCTCGCCGATCCTGCGCGTCCCCTTTTCGAGCCTGCTATAGATCCCCGGGTTCTCGTGGAGCCAGCCGAGGGCGGCATTGCCTGCCGCCATCGTGAGGGGGTTTCCGCTGAAGGTGCCGGCCTGATAGACCGGGCCCTGCGGGGCGACCATTGCCATCAGGTCGCGCCGTCCGCCGAAGGCCCCGATGGGGAGGCCGCCGCCGATGATCTTGCCCAGAGTGGTCAGGTCGGGGGTGACGCCGTAGCGCACCTGCGCCCCGCCGATGCCCAGGCGGTAGCCGGTGATCACCTCGTCGAAGATGAGCAGGACGTCGTAGTCGAGCGTGAGGGCCCGCACCTCCTGGAGGTAGCCGGGCTCCGGGAGGATCGGGCCGACGTTGCCCATCACCGGTTCGATGATCAGGGCGGCGATATCTTCTGAGGAGGAGAGCAGGGCGTCGAGCCCTTCGAGATCGTTGTAGGCCACCTGCCGCGTGTGCGCCACCAGGTCGGCGACGACGCCGGCCGAGTCCGGGACGCCCATCGTGGTGGCGCCCGACCCGGCCTTCACGAGCACGGCGTCGTGGGCACCGTGGAACCCGCCCTCGATCTTGACGATGTCCTGCCGCCCGGTGGCGGCGCGGGCAAGCCTGATCGCCGCCATCGTCGCCTCTGAACCGCTGGATACGAACCTGACCATATCGATCGAGGGGTGATCGGCCGCGATCCGCTCCCCGAGGGCGACCTCGCCGGGACAGGGGGTGCCGTAGAGCCAGCCGTCGGCCAGCTGGGACTCGATCGCTACCCTGACCGCTTCAGGGGCGTGGCCCAGGATCAGGGGGCCGTAGCCCAGGCAGCAGTCGATGAGGCGCTCCCCGTCGACGGTCTTCAGGTACGCACCCGCAGCCCCGGCGACGTAGAAGGGGTAGGGCTGGATCGCCCGCACCGGGCTGGAGACGCCGCCCGGCATCAAGGCTTTTGCCCGATCGAAGAGCTCACTGCTCTTCATGCAGCCACCTCGCAGCGTCTTCGGCATAGTAGGTGATGATCAGGTCGGCCCCGGCCCGCTTGATGCAGGTGAGGGCTTCGAGGGCGCACTTCCGCTCATCGAGCCAGCCGAGGGCCGAAGCGGCCTTCAGCTGGGCGTACTCGCCTGAGACCTGGTAGGCGGCGACCGGGAGGCCGATCTCCCGTATCTCTGCCAGGACGTCGAGGTAGAGCCCGGCGGGTTTCACCATCAGGATGTCCGCACCCTCTGCGGCGTCCTCCTCTGACTCCAGCAGGGCCTCGCGTGCATTGGCCGGGTCCATCTGGTAGGTGGTCCGGTCGCCGAAGGAGAAGCCCGAGTCTGCCGCCTCCCTGAAGGGGCCGTAGTAGGCGCTCGCGAACTTCGTGGAGTAGGACATGATCGGGACCTCTGCAAACCCTGAACCGTCGAGGGCGGTCCTGATCGCCCGCACCATGCCGTCGAGCATGCAGGAGGGGGCAACGATGTCGGCCCCGGCCCTGGCATGCGAGACGGCGATCTTCTGCATCAGGGCGAGCGAGGGGTCGTTGAGCAGGTCCCTCCCGCCGTTGCAGGTCTCCCCGACGATCCCGCAGTGGCCGTGGTCGGTATACTCGCAGGCGCAGACGTCGGTGATCACGACGAGGTCCGGGCAGGCCGCTTTCATGCCGGCGATGGCCCGCTGGACCACGCCGTCCCCGTCGTAGGCCGATGTGGCCACGGCGTCTTTCTCCCGCGGGATGCCGAAGATCAGCACCGCCGAAAGACCGGTACGCTGCAGCCGCTCTGCGACGGCGCCCGCATCCCCGAGGGGATAGCGGTACTGCCCGGGCATCGAGCCGATGGGCACTGCCTCTTCGATCGTCTCGTCGAAAAAGAGCGGCATCACAAGGTCGCTCACTGCCAGCCTCGTTTCTTTGAAGAGGGGCTGGAAGGTTCGTTTTCTCAGTCGTCTCAGTCTTCTTTCCGGAAACATGATTGGTCACCCCGTGTGATCGCATCTACCAGACGTTCGGCCTCTTCGATCCGGCCGTTCTGGGCGCAGGCCCTGATCGAGTAGGTCGCATCGATGAGGAGTTTTTTCGTCAGCACCCTTGTCAGGTCGTCGATGACGGCGGCGGTCTCGGGGCTGCACCCCTGCAGCCGCGCGCAGGCGCGGTCGCGTTCCCTGAGCCTGATCGCCTCGGCCCAGGTGAAGAGGCCGCCGAGCACCTCGTCGGCCGACGCCCCGTTGAGCATGGTGATGAACCGGTCGATCTCGGCCTCCACGAACGCCTCTGCCCGCGCCGCCTCTTCCCGCCGGGCCTCCATATTGTGCTCGTTGACGTCCCTGAGGTTATCGATGGTGAAGAGGTTCACCCCGTCGACCTCGCCCGCTCCCTCCTCGACGTCGCGCGGCTGGGCGATGTCGATGAGGACGAGGGGTCTTGGATGGCCGTCGAGGGGCCAGCACCGCCCTTTCATCACGTCAATGAGGATCTCCTTTGTGATCACCGGGTGCGGGGCCGAGGTGCAGGTGATCACGACGTCGGAGAGGGTGAAGTAGCGTCGAAGCTCGTTGAAGTGGACCGCTTTGCCACCGATCTTCCCGGCGAGCATGACGGCCCGTTCATAGGTGCGGTTTGCGACATAGATGGCGGTCAGGTTCTTTGCGGCGAGCGCCTGCGCCACGAGCATTCCCATCTCGCCGCTGCCGATGACGAGAATGTGCCGCCCTTTGAGGGTGGTGAGGAGGTTTTCGGCGAGGGCCACGGCGGCCGAACCGATGGAGACCGAGCCGCGGTTGATCTTTGTCTGCTGTCTCACCTCGATTCCCACATGCACCGCCTTTTTCATGCAGAGGTCGATGACCTGGCTGCAGGCGCCGGCCTCCTGCGAGGCGGCCCAGGCGCGCTTCAACTGGCCCAGGATCTGGTCTTCGCCGACGATCATCGAGTCGATGCCCGCGGCGACCTGCAGCAGGTGGCGGAGGACGTCGACGCCTTCCCTGATCTCGAATCGCTCCCGCCCCTGCTCATGGAGAAAGTCGGTGAGCGAGGCGGCGCTCCCCTGGACGAGCACCTCGATCCGGTTGCAGGTCTGGAGGAGGAGCACTCCCCTGAAGCGCTCCCGCGCCGCCAGCAGAAATATCTGTTCGTCGGGAAACCTGAACGTTTCAAGGTCTGAAAGCCCTGCCGTATGGTGGTTGAGGCCGGCCATCGCCAGGTCAGTACGGAGTATCTTTTCCACTGATATACCGCTCCCATATTCTCTGGTATGCCCCTTCTTCGCCCGAGGAGAGCCAGGCCCATGCCTCGGGGTCGCGGAGGAC
Above is a window of Methanofollis tationis DNA encoding:
- a CDS encoding carbonic anhydrase, translating into MALFLLSANLGWIQGQIIFTEDSLHCLVRVGDWNFATILEYAIKHLKVSDIVICGHSDCGAIKALTADKESDEAYIPLWLSNASQARAELEREMPKPADPVAQKEWRRKLEEENVKLQLKNLRTYPIVREAERSGKVEAHGMYFDLDTGKLEKVA
- a CDS encoding IS256 family transposase — protein: MDPLALIEDYLSDNENGMKTLITWFLNQVMLLEALHQAGAEQYERTDARKAHRNGYKKRSLKTRYGETILQKPQFREFPFETQVFGRYSRVEKALENAIFESYLQGVSTRRIQEIVAHFGIEQLSPASVSRIAKDLDEQVHAFLQRPIEQEIPYLFVDASYYKVREGPRYITKALLVIAGVRMDGYREILGARITDCENEMFWSGLFEDLKERGLVGVKMVVSDGHAGIQKAAEATFLGASWQMCSVHCTRAVLKNIPRKHQKEVAESLKEAYGDEERLQELADDLNERGYRKAANTIERFIPGLMSYTAFPKEHAKRIRTTNMMERVNKELKRRTKVVGAFPNEESLLRLAGSILMDINEEWVTGRRYLTMEGE
- a CDS encoding carbonic anhydrase, whose amino-acid sequence is MIDHILEGNKEFIKGDFTENRDYYRALASGQSPTVLWIGCSDSRVAPERISGAKSGEIFVHRNIGNIVR
- the ilvD gene encoding dihydroxy-acid dehydratase; the encoded protein is MRSDLVKKGYARAPNRSLLRSLGVTDGEMDRPFIGIANAYNTIVPGHLNLRSLTERVKEGVAAGGGVPFEFGVIGICDGIAMGHTGMRYSLPSRENIADAIELMVHAHRFDGLVCVGTCDKIVPGMLMAAARCNIPAIVVTGGPMLPGSLGGKDLSLTDVFEGVGKVAAGTMSEAELHDLECAAMPGCGSCQGLYTANTMACMTEAMGMSLPGCAAMPAVDAGKLRIAYESGEAVLRLVREGRTVREIITHAALKNAVRVDMALGGSTNTVLHLMAIATEAGVPLVLDDFNTIGEVVPHISHMQPGGPHPMVALHRAGGIPAVLHELIDLIEDAPTVSGRSIREIAAAARVLDPAVIRPVSDPVHAAGGLKILKGSLAPLGSVIKCSAVDEAMWRHTGPARVFDGEDEAMKAILEKEINEGDVVVIRYEGPKGGPGMPEMLSPTSALVGLGYHRVVLVTDGRFSGGTRGPCIGHVAPEAAAGGPIGLVQDGDLIAVDLFEKRIDLIVDGKVLAERRAAWTPEEREITGILKRYAATVGGADIGAVQR
- a CDS encoding dTDP-4-dehydrorhamnose 3,5-epimerase family protein is translated as MIDGVQTKSLRVIPDERGRLMEILRCDDQLFKKFGQVYMTTNYPGVVKAWHYHRLQTDNVCCLSGMIKVALYDAREHSPTHGEVNEFFIGEHNPMLVTIPPGVYHGWKCISEKESIVVSVPTEAYNYERPDEYRLPPDTPEIPYDWVLRQGLRHG
- a CDS encoding NAD(P)-dependent oxidoreductase, which produces MYRGEERSDRVRVGIVGTGFIARGLMMALEGQTDLALGPVLTRRPRLGGSGLPTGIKASNDVTDLIEGSDIVVECSGDVIHATAVIEEVMAASIPVVTMDAEVQVTTGSYFAGKGLFTEAEGDQPGCLAALREEAVQMGFLPLVYGNIKGFLNHNPVPDEMAFWAKKQGISLDKVTAFTDGTKVQIEQALVANGLGAGILRPGLLGPATPDLTAGAELLAAGAASLGRPVSDYVLSPGAPAGVFIAARHDERFREYLRYYKMGEGPVYTLVRNFHLCNLEIAKTVRRVAAGGGVLLNNGTRPTVSVAAIAKIDLEPGQRIERGIGSFVVRGSCVPIADCPDHVPIGLLYDAGVKRRVAAGSVLTMDDLDLPESLALDIWTDIQGRKSVVPS
- the cobA gene encoding uroporphyrinogen-III C-methyltransferase, with translation MSGKVTLVGSGPGSIGLLAPRGREAIEAAEVVLYDQLPGEEIIAVLPQHAELIDCGKYGGDHTLEQDEIEALMIDRARAGKNVVRLKGGDSFLFGRGGEEMESLRAAGIEVAVVPGITSAIAVPEAVGIPVTHRRFASQVTVITGHEDPTKGESALDWRLLGQSRGTIVVLMGVKNLPQIAAALVENGRSPKTPVAIIERGMRPDQRVTVGTLGDIAGIARAQSVRPPAVIVIGDVVSLYDGTTLFRP
- the hemC gene encoding hydroxymethylbilane synthase, giving the protein MSLRIGTRGSQLALVQTERVCKALTKMGIEVETAVIRTKGDTATGVPLHQIGGQGVFVRALDEAIIEGTIDAAVHSMKDIPAKRPRGVATGAVLSRDSPADFLAYEGEIGDVGIVGTASTRRRAQILRHDPEITVKQLRGNVDTRIKKMREGEYDAIVLAEAGLDRLGYHLRGQRLPLSQFVPSPNQGAIAVVCRNTPEITDVIRKLDDPQTRMDVGIERIIMEEVGGGCFTPQGIYCRDGHVIAEILSLDGSEDVRIEDEITTPEEARACGQRLRNDAIDLIKDAYRQLGIAP
- the hemL gene encoding glutamate-1-semialdehyde 2,1-aminomutase; protein product: MKSSELFDRAKALMPGGVSSPVRAIQPYPFYVAGAAGAYLKTVDGERLIDCCLGYGPLILGHAPEAVRVAIESQLADGWLYGTPCPGEVALGERIAADHPSIDMVRFVSSGSEATMAAIRLARAATGRQDIVKIEGGFHGAHDAVLVKAGSGATTMGVPDSAGVVADLVAHTRQVAYNDLEGLDALLSSSEDIAALIIEPVMGNVGPILPEPGYLQEVRALTLDYDVLLIFDEVITGYRLGIGGAQVRYGVTPDLTTLGKIIGGGLPIGAFGGRRDLMAMVAPQGPVYQAGTFSGNPLTMAAGNAALGWLHENPGIYSRLEKGTRRIGETCAGAGGSFVSLGSMFKYFFRPAAPKNYAEAKESDTAAFRVFWEKMLKRGIFVPPSQFETNFLSAAHTDEIIEHIADAYSTCLSE
- the hemB gene encoding porphobilinogen synthase — its product is MFPERRLRRLRKRTFQPLFKETRLAVSDLVMPLFFDETIEEAVPIGSMPGQYRYPLGDAGAVAERLQRTGLSAVLIFGIPREKDAVATSAYDGDGVVQRAIAGMKAACPDLVVITDVCACEYTDHGHCGIVGETCNGGRDLLNDPSLALMQKIAVSHARAGADIVAPSCMLDGMVRAIRTALDGSGFAEVPIMSYSTKFASAYYGPFREAADSGFSFGDRTTYQMDPANAREALLESEEDAAEGADILMVKPAGLYLDVLAEIREIGLPVAAYQVSGEYAQLKAASALGWLDERKCALEALTCIKRAGADLIITYYAEDAARWLHEEQ
- the hemA gene encoding glutamyl-tRNA reductase; the encoded protein is MAGLNHHTAGLSDLETFRFPDEQIFLLAARERFRGVLLLQTCNRIEVLVQGSAASLTDFLHEQGRERFEIREGVDVLRHLLQVAAGIDSMIVGEDQILGQLKRAWAASQEAGACSQVIDLCMKKAVHVGIEVRQQTKINRGSVSIGSAAVALAENLLTTLKGRHILVIGSGEMGMLVAQALAAKNLTAIYVANRTYERAVMLAGKIGGKAVHFNELRRYFTLSDVVITCTSAPHPVITKEILIDVMKGRCWPLDGHPRPLVLIDIAQPRDVEEGAGEVDGVNLFTIDNLRDVNEHNMEARREEAARAEAFVEAEIDRFITMLNGASADEVLGGLFTWAEAIRLRERDRACARLQGCSPETAAVIDDLTRVLTKKLLIDATYSIRACAQNGRIEEAERLVDAITRGDQSCFRKED